A single genomic interval of Oryctolagus cuniculus chromosome 19, mOryCun1.1, whole genome shotgun sequence harbors:
- the GRIFIN gene encoding grifin isoform X1, with the protein MALQFEAFCAGGLAPGWSLLVQGQSDSGEDRFEVNFLCEGGDIAFHVKPRFSSATVVGNAFQGGHWGQEEVSSVVPLALGQPFEMEVSSDEEHFHVFVQEHKVLQFPHRQRPLAAITRVRVLSDHRLAQVELARRGLSWGYVTGPGPLSRGRVHCVAGPWLPCPAPSRPHASGHGSRATPTPHPSSPAPPDSPPGLWLAGAGLRRVPSVLTGTGATEVPAVREGASRAPGVHPPAPPQ; encoded by the exons atggcactgcag TTTGAAGCCTTCTGCGCAGGGGGCCTGGCCCCCGGCTGGAGCCTGCTCGTCCAGGGACAGTCGGACTCTGGGGAGGACAG GTTTGAGGTCAACTTCCTGTGCGAGGGCGGCGACATCGCCTTCCACGTCAAACCCCGCTTCTCCAGCGCCACCGTGGTGGGCAACGCCTTCCAGGGCGGCCACTGGGGCCAGGAGGAGGTGTCCAGCGTCGTCCCACTGGCCCTGGGGCAGCCCTTCGAG ATGGAGGTGAGCTCGGACGAGGAGCACTTCCACGTGTTCGTGCAAGAGCACAAGGTGCTGCAGTTCCCGCACCGCCAGAGGCCGCTGGCCGCCATCACCAGGGTGCGGGTGCTGAGTGACCACCGCCTGGCCCAGGTGGAGCTGGCCAGGAGGGGCCTGAGCTGGGGGTACGTGACCGGCCCAGGCCCTCTTAGCCGGGGAAGGGTCCACTGCGTGGCGGGCCCgtggctgccctgccctgctcccagcaGGCCTCACGCTTCGGGCCACGGGAGCAGGGCcacgcccaccccccacccctccagccctgccccgccaGACTCACCCCCAGGTCTGtggctggcgggggcggggctgaggcgcGTGCCTTCGGTGCTTACAGGGACGGGGGCTACTGAGGTGCCGGCGGTCCGGGAGGGAGCGTCCAGGGCGCCTGGAGTCCACCCGCCGGCTCCCCCTCAATAA
- the GRIFIN gene encoding grifin isoform X2, with protein MALQFEAFCAGGLAPGWSLLVQGQSDSGEDRFEVNFLCEGGDIAFHVKPRFSSATVVGNAFQGGHWGQEEVSSVVPLALGQPFEMEVSSDEEHFHVFVQEHKVLQFPHRQRPLAAITRVRVLSDHRLAQVELARRGLSWGDGGY; from the exons atggcactgcag TTTGAAGCCTTCTGCGCAGGGGGCCTGGCCCCCGGCTGGAGCCTGCTCGTCCAGGGACAGTCGGACTCTGGGGAGGACAG GTTTGAGGTCAACTTCCTGTGCGAGGGCGGCGACATCGCCTTCCACGTCAAACCCCGCTTCTCCAGCGCCACCGTGGTGGGCAACGCCTTCCAGGGCGGCCACTGGGGCCAGGAGGAGGTGTCCAGCGTCGTCCCACTGGCCCTGGGGCAGCCCTTCGAG ATGGAGGTGAGCTCGGACGAGGAGCACTTCCACGTGTTCGTGCAAGAGCACAAGGTGCTGCAGTTCCCGCACCGCCAGAGGCCGCTGGCCGCCATCACCAGGGTGCGGGTGCTGAGTGACCACCGCCTGGCCCAGGTGGAGCTGGCCAGGAGGGGCCTGAGCTGGGG GGACGGGGGCTACTGA